A stretch of Mytilus edulis chromosome 11, xbMytEdul2.2, whole genome shotgun sequence DNA encodes these proteins:
- the LOC139493965 gene encoding antileukoproteinase-like: protein MWQAGILILYLIHHAHTTWTTHSRCPALNQSVRCKSYPKFDQCQTDTNCPGGKICCPQKCGKECITPSLPIGNRPGCPVCLGTQAGTECSLCAHFQNLCNADTECKAGVLFLILPL from the exons ATGTGGCAAGCCGGGATCTTGATCCTTTATCTTATTCATCATGCACAT ACAACATGGACAACTCATTCCCGCTGTCCAGCATTGAACCAAAGTGTGAGATGTAAGAGCTACCCAAAATTTGATCAATGTCAAACAGATACCAACTGTCCAGGTG gCAAAATATGCTGCCCACAAAAATGTGGAAAAGAATGCATAACCCCTTCACTCCCAATC gGTAACCGTCCAGGATGTCCAGTTTGTTTAGGTACCCAAGCCGGTACAGAATGTTCATTGTGTGCTCATTTCCAGAATCTGTGTAACGCAGATACAGAGTGTAAAGCAGGTGTGTTGTTTCTTATCTTAcctctttaa